The DNA window CGCCAGCTCGCGAACACCCTGCTGGATGTCCTGGGCGAGGACGCCGCGCCGTTCTCGACCCGCTACGCGATGCCGTGAGGAGGCGAACGTGCACAGACCGAGTGTGTGCAGCCAAGCCTGCCGCGCCGATCCAGAGGGCAACGTGTTCGGGGTGCTCGAGCCCGCCTGTCAGCCGGGCAGCGTAACGATCTCCAGGTCCACGCCCGCGCGGCGACAGGCCTCGGAGATCGTCTCCAGGTAGGGGCGCAGCTGCGGCTCCGGCGCCGGGTCGACCGTGTGGAAGACGATCGACGTCACATCGAGATCGCCTAGCTGTCCGGTCACCCGTCCAACCAGCTCATCAACGTCATCCGCCAGCAACAGGTGATCGTACCAGGGGATGGGGTCGTCCGGCC is part of the bacterium genome and encodes:
- a CDS encoding YaaA family protein; the encoded protein is MIAWCTCCSAAKREDLGPLPALERYQDPRIHDLAERAGAAGTGFLILSGEYGLLRPDDPIPWYDHLLLADDVDELVGRVTGQLGDLDVTSIVFHTVDPAPEPQLRPYLETISEACRRAGVDLEIVTLPG